The following proteins come from a genomic window of Irregularibacter muris:
- the gltA gene encoding NADPH-dependent glutamate synthase, whose product MPNMSLKKVPISERNPQVRNKNFLEVVLGYTEASAIEEAKRCLQCKHKPCVQGCPVNVKIPEFIKLVAEGDFQGAYHKIKETNSLPAVCGRVCPQENQCEGLCVRGKKGEPVGVGRLERFVADWYMENVQEEKIDIQPNGKKVAIVGSGPAGLSCAGDLAKMGYEVTIFEAFHTPGGVLVYGIPEFRLPKEIVNKEVQSLQNLGVTIKNNMVIGRIYSIDELIEEDFEAVFVGTGAGLPNFLNIPGENLNGVYTANEFLTRVNLMKAYKFPEYDTPIRIGKKVAVIGGGNVAMDAARSAKRLGAEEVYIIYRRSEEEMPARLEEVHHAKEEGIIFKLLVNPTEILGTEDGWVEAIKCIDMELGQPDDSGRRRPVPKEGSEHQLEVETVIIAIGQSPNPLIKSTTKGLKTQKWGGILVEEETGATNKPGVYAGGDAVTGAATVILAMGAGKTAARAIHEQLMVK is encoded by the coding sequence ATGCCTAATATGTCCTTGAAAAAAGTTCCAATATCAGAAAGAAATCCACAAGTAAGAAACAAAAACTTTTTAGAAGTAGTTTTGGGATACACAGAGGCATCAGCCATAGAAGAGGCTAAAAGATGTTTGCAATGCAAACACAAACCTTGTGTACAGGGATGTCCAGTAAATGTAAAAATTCCCGAATTTATCAAATTGGTAGCAGAAGGAGATTTTCAAGGGGCCTATCATAAGATAAAAGAGACCAATTCCTTACCTGCTGTATGTGGCAGAGTATGTCCCCAGGAAAATCAATGTGAAGGACTATGTGTTAGAGGGAAAAAGGGAGAACCCGTTGGGGTTGGAAGATTAGAAAGATTTGTAGCAGATTGGTATATGGAAAATGTTCAGGAAGAGAAGATAGATATACAACCTAATGGAAAGAAAGTAGCCATCGTTGGCTCAGGACCAGCAGGTCTTTCTTGTGCAGGAGATTTAGCAAAAATGGGCTATGAAGTAACTATTTTTGAAGCCTTCCATACCCCTGGGGGAGTATTAGTTTATGGAATACCAGAATTTAGATTGCCCAAGGAAATTGTAAATAAGGAAGTGCAGTCTTTACAAAATTTAGGTGTTACCATTAAAAACAACATGGTCATAGGTAGAATATATTCCATTGATGAGCTCATAGAAGAGGATTTTGAAGCCGTTTTTGTAGGCACTGGTGCAGGATTACCCAACTTTTTAAATATCCCAGGGGAGAACTTAAATGGTGTATATACGGCCAATGAATTTCTAACGAGAGTCAACCTTATGAAAGCTTACAAGTTTCCAGAATATGATACGCCTATTAGGATCGGAAAGAAGGTGGCAGTCATAGGAGGTGGCAATGTAGCTATGGATGCTGCCCGAAGTGCCAAAAGATTAGGAGCAGAAGAAGTTTATATCATCTACCGTCGATCTGAAGAGGAAATGCCTGCAAGGCTGGAAGAAGTACACCATGCAAAAGAAGAGGGCATTATTTTTAAACTTTTGGTTAATCCAACAGAAATTTTAGGCACAGAGGATGGTTGGGTAGAAGCCATAAAATGCATTGATATGGAACTAGGGCAACCCGATGATTCTGGTAGAAGAAGACCTGTTCCTAAGGAGGGATCAGAGCATCAGTTAGAAGTAGAAACGGTTATTATAGCTATAGGTCAATCTCCCAATCCACTAATAAAGTCCACTACAAAAGGGCTAAAAACCCAAAAATGGGGTGGTATTCTTGTGGAAGAAGAAACGGGAGCTACAAATAAACCAGGGGTATATGCTGGTGGCGATGCTGTTACAGGGGCGGCCACAGTAATTTTAGCTATGGGAGCAGGAAAAACTGCCGCTAGGGCTATTCATGAACAGTTGATGGTGAAATAA
- a CDS encoding DEAD/DEAH box helicase, whose protein sequence is MKNFGVLGINREMSATLAKNGIKEPTPIQVKTIPVLMKGLDVIAQAQTGTGKTLAFMLPIIEKIDANKPFIQALIVTPTRELAIQITSEAKKLVANKDIKILSAYGGQDVEGQIRKLKKDIHIVIGTPGRLLDHLRRKTINIGKVSMLVLDEADQMLHMGFLNEVEDIIRQTPRERQTMFFSATMPKGVGAMATRYMNQPVQIQVQSERIILDEIRQIVIKTTDRKKQGELCMTIDKYRPFMAIIFCRTKRRVSALNYALGEKGYNVEELHGDLSQAKRERVMKAFRKADIQLLVATDVAARGLDIEGVTHVFNYDMPQDTEGYIHRIGRTGRAGEKGVAITFATLRDDQMLNSIEKEIGMNLEKISSQQIGEKSNDDKAPSHGTGKNKKYNKIAKFSDKRRQEKSWTKDKKSGGSQKQKIQGKKRATRGRNR, encoded by the coding sequence ATGAAAAACTTTGGGGTATTAGGTATTAATAGAGAAATGAGTGCTACATTAGCCAAAAACGGCATAAAAGAACCAACACCAATACAGGTAAAAACTATTCCAGTACTTATGAAGGGGCTGGATGTTATTGCCCAAGCTCAAACAGGCACGGGAAAAACCCTTGCTTTTATGCTCCCCATCATAGAAAAAATTGACGCAAACAAGCCTTTTATACAGGCTCTCATTGTTACACCCACTAGGGAACTGGCTATCCAGATAACATCAGAAGCAAAGAAACTAGTAGCGAATAAAGATATAAAAATATTATCTGCCTATGGAGGTCAGGATGTAGAAGGGCAGATTAGAAAGTTAAAAAAAGATATACATATTGTGATAGGAACACCAGGACGATTACTAGACCATCTGAGAAGAAAAACCATCAATATAGGTAAAGTTTCCATGCTTGTTCTCGATGAAGCGGATCAAATGCTCCACATGGGGTTTTTAAATGAGGTAGAAGATATCATAAGGCAAACACCTAGGGAGCGCCAAACCATGTTTTTCTCAGCTACAATGCCTAAGGGAGTAGGGGCTATGGCAACTCGATATATGAACCAACCTGTGCAAATACAAGTACAAAGTGAGAGAATAATCCTTGATGAAATAAGGCAAATAGTGATAAAAACTACCGATAGGAAAAAACAGGGCGAACTATGCATGACCATAGATAAGTATAGGCCCTTTATGGCCATAATCTTTTGTCGTACTAAACGCCGTGTAAGTGCACTAAATTATGCCTTGGGAGAGAAGGGGTACAATGTAGAAGAACTTCATGGAGATCTAAGTCAAGCAAAGCGGGAAAGAGTAATGAAAGCCTTTAGAAAGGCGGATATACAGCTTCTTGTGGCAACCGATGTGGCTGCCCGGGGATTAGATATAGAGGGAGTAACCCATGTGTTTAACTATGATATGCCCCAGGATACAGAAGGGTATATCCACCGTATAGGGCGTACCGGTCGAGCAGGGGAAAAGGGGGTGGCTATTACCTTTGCAACGCTCAGGGATGACCAAATGCTAAATAGCATAGAAAAAGAAATAGGGATGAACTTAGAAAAGATAAGTTCACAACAGATTGGGGAAAAAAGCAATGATGATAAAGCTCCCAGTCATGGCACGGGAAAGAATAAAAAATATAATAAAATAGCAAAGTTCTCGGATAAGAGAAGACAGGAAAAAAGCTGGACAAAGGATAAAAAATCTGGGGGATCTCAAAAACAAAAGATTCAAGGGAAAAAGAGAGCAACTAGGGGGAGAAATCGTTAA
- a CDS encoding 2-hydroxyacid dehydrogenase, with the protein MKIVLLEPLSIREEKLKNLSSKLLEMGHEFIAYDTVEKDEEILKERVKDADILIIANNPLSGEVIKAAKNLKYISVAFTGYDHIDQEICQARGIKVSNAQGYATEAVAELTLGMIITLLRNIVKCDEVTRCEGTKAGLMGNELNGKTVGIVGTGGIGLRTAELLKVFNCNLLGYNRSQSPKAKELGIQYVSLKELMSKSDIVSLHVPLTKDTKELIGEEELSWMKKNAILINTARGPVLDSKALAAALNEDRIAGAGIDVFEIEPPIAPDHPFFHAKNVLVTPHVAFATEESMIKRAKIVFDNVYSWMNGEEKNIVI; encoded by the coding sequence TTGAAAATTGTATTATTGGAACCACTTTCTATTCGTGAAGAAAAGCTAAAAAATTTATCCAGCAAACTCTTAGAAATGGGTCATGAATTCATAGCTTATGATACAGTAGAAAAAGATGAAGAGATTTTGAAAGAGAGAGTCAAGGATGCAGATATACTCATTATAGCCAATAATCCTTTAAGTGGTGAAGTGATAAAGGCAGCAAAAAATTTAAAATACATATCCGTGGCTTTTACAGGGTATGACCACATTGACCAAGAAATTTGTCAGGCTAGAGGAATAAAAGTATCCAATGCTCAAGGATATGCCACTGAGGCTGTGGCGGAGCTAACCCTAGGCATGATCATCACCTTACTAAGAAATATAGTAAAATGTGATGAGGTCACACGATGTGAGGGAACAAAAGCAGGGTTGATGGGAAATGAGTTAAATGGAAAAACCGTAGGAATTGTTGGAACAGGTGGTATTGGACTGCGTACAGCAGAGCTATTAAAAGTATTCAATTGTAATCTTTTGGGATATAATAGATCTCAATCTCCAAAAGCAAAGGAATTAGGTATCCAATATGTGAGTCTAAAGGAATTGATGTCAAAAAGTGATATCGTATCCTTGCATGTTCCTCTAACAAAGGATACAAAAGAATTAATTGGGGAAGAAGAATTATCCTGGATGAAGAAAAATGCTATTCTTATTAATACTGCTAGGGGACCTGTATTGGATAGTAAGGCTTTAGCAGCTGCATTAAATGAAGATAGAATTGCCGGAGCAGGAATAGATGTATTTGAAATAGAGCCTCCCATTGCCCCTGACCATCCTTTCTTTCATGCCAAAAATGTTTTAGTTACACCCCATGTAGCCTTTGCTACAGAGGAATCCATGATAAAAAGAGCAAAAATTGTATTTGATAATGTTTACTCATGGATGAATGGAGAAGAAAAAAATATTGTTATTTAA
- a CDS encoding DEAD/DEAH box helicase: MNKVSFQDFKLDEKIIRALEKLGYMTPTNVQEKVLPSALESIDLIVKSQTGSGKTAAFAIPICERIEIEENSPQALILVPTRELAVQVKEELFNIGRFKRIRCEAIFGKQSFERQVRELKQRVHIIVGTPGRTLDHIQKGNINLEKINYLVIDEADKMLNMGFIEDVETIIKTLPISRTTMLFSATIPEKILYLCEKHMEEPKLIEISSKNPATERIQQYYYPVEEKGKFSLLNKLIYVYRPDSCILFCNTKNTVNWLLQKMQSKGYRCGALHGGMEQEERLTVMKEFRQGTFGFLIATDVAARGIDIENINLVVNFDVPVEKESYIHRIGRTGRAEKQGVALTLVTPREVRWFNQIEDYLAYKISPGELPSEKDIEQGRKAFQEQVQHKPKMKKDKGLKLNQEITKIYIKAGKNKKIRPGDILGAMTSIQGIASEDIGIIDIQDNISYVDILNGKEKIVLNQLPKTTIKGKKIKVDRAIK, from the coding sequence ATGAATAAAGTAAGCTTTCAGGATTTTAAGTTAGATGAAAAAATAATAAGAGCATTAGAAAAATTGGGATATATGACCCCTACCAATGTTCAAGAGAAAGTACTGCCCTCTGCACTGGAGAGCATAGATCTTATTGTTAAGTCCCAAACTGGTAGCGGAAAGACAGCTGCCTTTGCTATCCCAATCTGTGAGAGGATAGAAATAGAGGAAAACAGTCCACAGGCTTTAATCTTAGTACCTACCCGGGAATTGGCCGTACAGGTTAAAGAAGAATTATTCAACATAGGAAGATTTAAAAGAATAAGATGCGAAGCTATTTTTGGAAAACAATCTTTTGAACGTCAGGTCAGAGAGTTAAAACAAAGAGTGCACATTATTGTAGGTACGCCCGGCAGAACATTAGATCATATACAAAAAGGCAATATTAATCTGGAAAAAATAAATTACTTGGTCATTGACGAAGCAGACAAAATGTTAAATATGGGATTTATTGAAGATGTGGAAACGATTATAAAAACCTTGCCTATCTCTAGAACAACTATGTTATTTTCCGCTACAATCCCGGAAAAAATCCTATATCTTTGTGAAAAACATATGGAAGAGCCGAAATTGATTGAGATAAGCTCAAAAAATCCTGCGACAGAGAGAATACAACAATACTATTATCCCGTGGAAGAAAAGGGGAAATTTAGTTTGCTAAATAAGTTAATCTATGTTTATAGACCAGATAGTTGTATTTTGTTTTGCAATACAAAAAATACCGTAAACTGGCTTTTGCAAAAGATGCAGAGCAAAGGCTATCGTTGTGGTGCACTACATGGCGGAATGGAACAGGAGGAACGGCTTACAGTGATGAAGGAGTTTAGACAAGGGACCTTTGGCTTTTTGATTGCCACCGATGTGGCCGCCAGGGGAATTGATATAGAGAATATCAACCTTGTGGTAAATTTTGATGTCCCTGTAGAAAAGGAATCTTATATCCATAGAATTGGAAGAACGGGACGGGCAGAAAAACAAGGTGTTGCTCTCACCCTAGTAACCCCAAGAGAAGTGAGATGGTTTAATCAAATTGAGGATTATTTAGCTTATAAAATATCGCCAGGGGAATTACCCTCGGAAAAAGATATAGAACAAGGAAGGAAAGCTTTTCAGGAGCAAGTACAACATAAGCCAAAGATGAAAAAAGATAAGGGGTTAAAATTAAATCAAGAAATTACAAAGATTTATATTAAAGCAGGGAAAAATAAAAAAATAAGACCAGGGGATATTTTAGGGGCAATGACAAGTATCCAAGGAATTGCATCAGAAGATATCGGAATTATTGATATTCAGGACAATATATCCTATGTAGATATACTGAATGGAAAGGAAAAAATAGTCTTAAACCAACTTCCCAAAACTACAATTAAAGGAAAAAAAATAAAAGTAGATAGAGCAATAAAATAG
- a CDS encoding alpha/beta-type small acid-soluble spore protein has protein sequence MANRSSNRVLVPEARKALDSFKLEVANELGIANYDSMDKGNLTSRENGYVGGTMVKKMIEKAQNQMAGK, from the coding sequence ATGGCAAACAGAAGTAGTAATAGAGTTTTAGTTCCTGAAGCTAGAAAAGCCCTTGATAGTTTTAAACTAGAAGTAGCTAACGAACTTGGAATTGCAAACTATGATTCAATGGATAAAGGTAATTTAACTTCCAGAGAAAATGGTTATGTTGGTGGTACTATGGTCAAGAAAATGATTGAAAAGGCGCAAAATCAAATGGCAGGTAAATAA
- a CDS encoding tRNA threonylcarbamoyladenosine dehydratase, with product MLHSFSRTEMLIGTEGLNKLKNSKVAVFGIGGVGTFVVEGLVRSGVGSFVLIDDDDICLTNINRQIHATRKTVGKPKVEVMKERILEIAPKAQVEVFQELYNPESAEKMLSQEYSYVVDAIDMVSSKLDLVERCHKMNIPMMSSMGAGNKLNPTMLEVADIYKTSVCPLARVMRTELRKRNIPKLKVVFSKEKPLTPLELDGGCKTNCICPSKDRTCVERRQIPGSVSFVPSVAGLIIASEVVKDLIR from the coding sequence ATGTTACATTCCTTCTCAAGAACAGAAATGTTAATAGGAACTGAGGGATTAAATAAATTAAAAAATAGTAAAGTTGCTGTTTTTGGAATTGGTGGAGTGGGGACTTTTGTTGTAGAAGGCTTAGTTCGTTCAGGAGTAGGTTCTTTTGTATTGATAGATGATGATGATATTTGCTTAACCAATATCAATAGACAAATCCATGCTACTAGAAAAACAGTAGGAAAACCCAAGGTAGAGGTCATGAAAGAACGAATTTTAGAAATTGCCCCCAAAGCCCAAGTGGAAGTTTTTCAGGAATTATACAACCCAGAAAGTGCAGAGAAAATGCTATCCCAGGAATACTCCTATGTGGTAGATGCTATTGATATGGTCTCCTCTAAACTGGATTTAGTAGAAAGATGCCATAAAATGAATATTCCTATGATGAGCAGTATGGGAGCTGGAAATAAATTAAATCCTACGATGTTAGAGGTCGCAGATATTTATAAAACATCGGTGTGCCCCTTAGCGAGGGTAATGAGAACTGAACTAAGAAAAAGAAATATTCCTAAATTAAAGGTAGTGTTTTCTAAGGAAAAGCCTTTAACACCCTTAGAGTTAGATGGGGGTTGCAAAACAAATTGCATATGTCCTAGCAAAGATAGGACTTGTGTTGAAAGAAGACAAATTCCAGGTAGCGTATCCTTTGTACCTTCGGTAGCAGGTTTAATCATTGCATCAGAGGTAGTGAAGGATTTAATCAGATAA
- a CDS encoding DUF3810 domain-containing protein translates to MYKIIGNLLSPFSKITKISVGEFLLYILLLFILFQCLRFVYHLFQPRSNVKKMFFTLFINIIVCLSILYFVFIITWGINYHRLPFSTIANLNPQPSSVEDLESLCENLIEQANSLREKNLEDEQGLTDIPNKLKSVPERSNLGFSISSRVYPELGGRDVYPKGVFLSNLMSYAGIAGIFFPFTGEANFNTLLPDVQLPSTVTHEIAHQRGFAREDEANYIAYLVCSHHPDVDFQYSGILLALSHSMNKLYEYDQDKYLHLTKNYSKGLIRDLDSIKEFWSSYEGPLERFSSKMNNLYLKSNLQEEGVHSYGRMVDLLLAEFKEGRKTSMK, encoded by the coding sequence ATGTATAAAATAATAGGGAATCTTCTATCTCCCTTTTCCAAGATTACTAAGATTTCTGTAGGAGAATTTTTACTCTATATACTTTTGTTGTTTATTCTTTTCCAATGTTTAAGGTTTGTATATCATCTCTTTCAGCCTAGAAGCAATGTAAAAAAAATGTTCTTTACCTTGTTCATCAACATTATTGTTTGTCTTAGTATTCTCTATTTTGTTTTTATTATTACCTGGGGAATAAACTATCATCGGTTGCCCTTTTCTACTATAGCAAATCTAAATCCTCAACCATCTTCTGTAGAAGATTTAGAATCCCTTTGTGAAAATTTAATAGAACAGGCAAATAGCCTTCGAGAAAAGAATCTTGAGGATGAACAAGGGCTAACTGATATTCCCAATAAGTTAAAATCTGTGCCTGAACGTTCTAATCTAGGCTTTTCTATTTCTTCTAGGGTGTATCCCGAGCTAGGAGGGAGAGATGTTTATCCCAAAGGTGTTTTTCTTTCAAATCTTATGTCCTATGCTGGTATCGCGGGTATATTTTTCCCCTTTACAGGAGAAGCCAACTTCAACACCTTACTTCCTGATGTTCAGCTACCCAGTACGGTCACCCATGAAATAGCCCATCAACGAGGTTTTGCCCGAGAAGATGAAGCGAATTATATTGCATATCTAGTGTGTAGCCATCATCCTGATGTAGATTTTCAATACTCAGGAATATTATTGGCGCTGTCCCATTCTATGAATAAGTTATATGAATATGATCAGGATAAGTATCTTCATTTGACAAAGAACTATAGTAAGGGATTGATCCGAGATCTTGATTCTATTAAAGAATTTTGGAGTTCTTATGAAGGCCCCTTAGAGAGATTTTCCTCTAAAATGAATAATTTATATTTAAAATCCAATCTTCAAGAAGAAGGGGTCCATAGTTATGGTCGAATGGTGGATTTACTTCTAGCAGAATTTAAAGAAGGTAGAAAAACCTCAATGAAATAA
- a CDS encoding C40 family peptidase, whose translation MEKEPIGMKVKDFWTKFSRVSKQKVVQWKKPLIVFSIVTIMGVTSFFVYQSGFSYQVQLNGENIGIVKEVTTIEEALKIVENDIAQKHGENAYFAKDIDMKKVRVNKEDLVDSKKLGEVISQNLEVLKPASIIVVDGQEELVVTSTKDAQEILEEVKKPYIEVDSEKDTEVLEVSFNQEVQIISKDMPADAVLSKEEALAALSEKNDKMQTYRVAQGDSAWNISRSFNMGIRTLEQANPDKDIEKLKPGEEINLVVPQSLLEVVTVERHKDTADINFKVEEKKDSSLYKGEKKVKEEGKKGEKEITAEITFINGVESKKTIVEEKVLQEPKNKVVLVGTKERPRAAVSTQSSRKKGNKNSVSSNRPAPTYNGNLGSAIVSTARHYLGTPYRSGGSTPAGFDCSGFTSYIYRQYGINIPRSSGAQGGFGARVSKSELKPGDIVVFPGHVGIYVGGNSFIHSPSPGKSIQITSLNNAYFKNRFISGRRPY comes from the coding sequence ATGGAAAAAGAGCCAATAGGAATGAAAGTTAAAGACTTTTGGACGAAATTCTCTAGGGTCAGTAAACAGAAAGTAGTGCAATGGAAAAAACCCTTAATTGTTTTTTCTATCGTAACGATTATGGGTGTTACAAGCTTTTTCGTGTATCAAAGTGGCTTTTCCTATCAAGTTCAACTTAATGGGGAAAACATTGGAATTGTCAAAGAAGTAACCACCATCGAGGAAGCCCTAAAAATAGTAGAAAATGACATAGCACAAAAACATGGCGAAAATGCATATTTCGCAAAAGACATAGATATGAAGAAAGTACGGGTCAACAAAGAAGATTTGGTAGACTCAAAAAAATTAGGAGAAGTTATTTCTCAAAACCTGGAAGTTTTAAAACCTGCCTCTATTATCGTCGTAGATGGACAGGAAGAATTGGTTGTTACTTCTACTAAAGATGCTCAGGAAATATTGGAAGAAGTGAAAAAACCTTACATAGAAGTTGATAGTGAAAAAGACACTGAAGTATTGGAAGTTTCTTTTAATCAAGAGGTACAAATAATATCCAAGGATATGCCCGCCGATGCAGTATTATCTAAAGAAGAGGCACTAGCTGCTCTAAGCGAAAAGAATGATAAGATGCAAACCTATAGGGTAGCCCAGGGAGATTCTGCTTGGAATATATCCAGATCCTTCAATATGGGAATTCGTACCTTGGAACAAGCCAATCCTGATAAAGATATTGAAAAGTTAAAACCAGGAGAAGAGATCAACTTGGTTGTTCCTCAATCTTTATTAGAGGTTGTCACGGTGGAAAGACATAAGGATACTGCAGATATTAATTTTAAAGTAGAAGAAAAGAAAGATTCATCCCTGTACAAAGGGGAAAAGAAGGTTAAAGAAGAAGGCAAAAAAGGGGAAAAAGAAATCACCGCTGAAATTACCTTTATCAATGGAGTAGAAAGCAAAAAGACTATTGTAGAGGAAAAGGTATTGCAGGAACCAAAGAATAAAGTAGTACTGGTGGGCACAAAAGAGCGTCCAAGAGCTGCAGTTTCAACACAATCCTCAAGAAAAAAAGGAAATAAAAATTCAGTGAGTTCTAATAGACCAGCACCTACATATAATGGCAATTTAGGATCAGCCATTGTATCTACTGCTCGACATTATCTAGGTACCCCTTATAGAAGTGGCGGATCTACACCAGCAGGTTTTGATTGTTCAGGATTTACATCCTACATCTATAGACAATATGGAATTAATATTCCAAGAAGTTCAGGTGCCCAGGGAGGATTTGGAGCCCGTGTATCAAAAAGTGAGCTAAAACCTGGAGATATCGTTGTATTTCCAGGACATGTAGGTATCTATGTTGGAGGGAATAGTTTTATTCATTCACCTAGTCCAGGGAAAAGCATACAAATCACCTCTCTAAACAATGCTTACTTTAAAAACCGCTTTATTAGTGGTAGAAGACCATACTAG